In one Cupriavidus taiwanensis genomic region, the following are encoded:
- a CDS encoding NINE protein — protein MPAATPARHASPLAAPSVRGKSKLLTVALAFLFGSLGAHRFYLGGLRDLYGWAHLLALLAGAIGVASMATGAGGPALNWTFAVAGGISVISAFLAAIVYGLRPDDKWDARFNPHGKATRSGWPVVILVILSLLIGTGLLMAGLAISFQTFFEAQVEAARELSQ, from the coding sequence ATGCCCGCAGCCACGCCAGCCCGCCACGCCTCTCCGCTCGCCGCGCCGTCCGTGCGCGGAAAATCGAAGCTGCTGACGGTGGCGCTGGCCTTCCTGTTCGGCAGCCTGGGCGCGCACCGCTTCTACCTGGGCGGCCTGCGCGACCTGTATGGCTGGGCGCACCTGCTGGCGCTGCTGGCGGGCGCCATCGGCGTGGCCTCGATGGCCACCGGCGCGGGCGGCCCGGCACTGAACTGGACCTTTGCCGTGGCCGGCGGCATTTCCGTCATCAGCGCCTTCCTGGCGGCCATCGTCTATGGGCTGCGCCCGGATGACAAATGGGACGCCCGCTTCAACCCGCACGGCAAAGCCACGCGCTCGGGCTGGCCGGTGGTGATCCTGGTAATCCTGTCGCTGCTGATCGGTACTGGCCTGCTGATGGCGGGGCTGGCCATCAGTTTCCAGACCTTCTTCGAAGCCCAGGTCGAGGCTGCCCGCGAACTGTCGCAGTAA
- a CDS encoding D-amino acid dehydrogenase, which produces MRVLVLGSGVIGITSAWYLAKAGHEVTVVDREAGPALGTSFANAGQISPGYASPWAAPGVPLKAIKWMFQEHAPLSIRPDGTLFQLQWMWQMLLNCSAGRYAVNKERMVRLAEYSRDCIRALRAETGIAYEGRQQGTLQVFRTDEQMHGAAKDIAVLEQAGVPYQLLSREELAASEPALAAVRHKLAGGLRLPNDETGDCALFTQRLAGMAGTLGVRFLYNRSIDGLMSQGDAVTGAVVDGEPMSADLVVVALGSWSTQLVKPFLRGMSNLPVYPLKGFSITVPLSDASRGPVSTVLDETYKVALTRFDDRIRVGGMAQIVGYDRSLDPAKRRTLEHVVTDLFPGAGDVSQATFWTGLRPMTPDGTPIVGPTQVRGLWLNTGHGTLGWTMACGSGKLLSDLVSGKSPAIRADDLSVSRYLKPARHHLAPRPAAA; this is translated from the coding sequence ATGCGCGTTCTCGTACTTGGCAGTGGCGTGATTGGCATTACCAGTGCGTGGTACCTGGCCAAGGCCGGTCACGAAGTGACCGTGGTTGACCGCGAAGCCGGCCCCGCCCTCGGCACCAGCTTTGCCAACGCGGGCCAGATCTCGCCCGGCTACGCGTCGCCGTGGGCGGCGCCCGGCGTGCCGCTCAAGGCGATCAAGTGGATGTTCCAGGAACACGCGCCGCTCAGCATCCGCCCCGACGGCACGCTGTTCCAGCTGCAATGGATGTGGCAGATGCTGCTGAACTGCAGCGCCGGCCGCTATGCCGTCAACAAGGAGCGCATGGTGCGGCTGGCCGAGTACAGCCGCGACTGCATCCGCGCGCTGCGCGCGGAAACCGGCATCGCCTACGAAGGCCGCCAGCAAGGCACGCTGCAGGTGTTCCGAACCGACGAGCAGATGCACGGCGCGGCCAAGGACATCGCGGTGCTGGAGCAGGCCGGGGTTCCGTACCAGTTGCTTTCGCGCGAGGAACTCGCCGCGAGCGAACCGGCGCTGGCCGCCGTCCGCCACAAGCTGGCCGGCGGCCTGCGCCTCCCCAACGACGAAACCGGCGACTGCGCGCTGTTCACGCAACGCCTGGCCGGCATGGCCGGCACGCTCGGCGTCCGCTTCCTGTACAACCGCTCGATCGACGGCCTGATGAGCCAGGGCGACGCCGTCACCGGCGCCGTGGTCGATGGCGAGCCGATGTCGGCGGACCTGGTGGTGGTGGCGCTGGGCAGCTGGTCGACGCAGCTGGTCAAGCCCTTCCTGCGCGGCATGTCCAACCTGCCGGTGTATCCGCTCAAGGGCTTCTCGATCACCGTGCCGCTCAGCGATGCCTCGCGCGGCCCGGTCTCGACGGTGCTGGACGAGACCTACAAGGTGGCCCTGACCCGCTTCGATGACCGCATCCGCGTCGGCGGCATGGCGCAGATCGTCGGCTATGACCGCAGCCTCGACCCGGCCAAGCGCCGCACGCTCGAGCATGTGGTGACCGACCTGTTCCCGGGCGCCGGCGATGTCAGCCAGGCCACCTTCTGGACCGGCCTGCGCCCGATGACGCCGGACGGCACGCCCATCGTCGGCCCGACCCAGGTGCGCGGCCTGTGGCTGAACACCGGCCACGGCACGCTCGGCTGGACCATGGCCTGCGGCTCGGGCAAGCTGCTGTCGGACCTGGTGTCGGGCAAGTCGCCGGCGATCCGCGCCGACGACCTGTCGGTCAGCCGCTACCTGAAGCCGGCGCGCCATCACCTGGCGCCGCGCCCGGCGGCCGCCTGA
- a CDS encoding electron transfer flavoprotein subunit beta/FixA family protein — MKVLVAVKRVVDYNVKVRVKADGSGVDLANVKMSMNPFDEIAVEEAVRLKEAGVATEVVAVSCGVTQCQETLRTAMAIGADRGILVESTEDLQPLAVAKLLKALIDKEQPQLVILGKQAIDDDSNQTGQMVAALANLPQATFASKVVVADGKASVTREVDGGLETLSLNLPAVVTTDLRLNEPRYVTLPNIMKAKKKPLDTVKPEDLGVDVKPRLSTLKVVEPPKRSAGVMVPDVATLVQKLKNEAKVI; from the coding sequence ATGAAAGTACTCGTCGCAGTCAAGCGGGTGGTGGATTACAACGTCAAGGTCCGCGTCAAGGCGGACGGCTCGGGCGTCGATCTGGCCAACGTCAAGATGAGCATGAACCCCTTCGACGAAATCGCCGTGGAAGAGGCCGTGCGCCTGAAGGAAGCCGGCGTTGCCACCGAAGTGGTCGCCGTGTCGTGCGGTGTCACGCAGTGCCAGGAAACCCTGCGCACCGCGATGGCCATCGGTGCCGACCGCGGCATCCTGGTGGAATCGACCGAAGACCTGCAACCGCTGGCCGTGGCCAAGCTGCTGAAGGCGCTGATCGACAAGGAACAGCCGCAACTGGTGATCCTGGGCAAGCAGGCCATCGACGACGACTCCAACCAGACCGGCCAGATGGTGGCCGCGCTGGCCAACCTGCCGCAAGCCACGTTCGCCTCGAAGGTGGTGGTGGCCGATGGCAAGGCCTCGGTCACGCGTGAAGTCGACGGCGGCCTGGAAACGCTGTCGCTGAACCTGCCGGCGGTGGTGACCACCGACCTGCGCCTGAACGAGCCGCGCTACGTCACGCTGCCGAACATCATGAAGGCGAAGAAGAAGCCGCTCGACACCGTCAAGCCGGAAGACCTCGGCGTCGACGTCAAGCCGCGCCTGTCGACCCTGAAAGTGGTCGAGCCGCCCAAGCGCAGCGCGGGTGTGATGGTGCCGGACGTCGCGACGCTGGTGCAGAAGCTGAAGAACGAAGCCAAGGTTATCTGA
- a CDS encoding acyl-CoA dehydrogenase: MTYRAPIKDMLFVMNELAGLEAVSQLPGFEEATPETVEAVLDEAAKFNEQVLAPLNRAGDLDPSSWKDGVVTTTPGFKEAFRQFGEGGWQGVLHAQEFGGQGLPKLIATACNEMLNSANLSFALCPLLTDGAIEALLTAGSDAQKATFLPRLISGEWTGTMNLTEPQAGSDLAAVRTRAEPQGDGTYKVFGTKIFITYGEHDMAQNIVHLVLARTPTAPEGVKGISLFIVPKFLVNADGSTGARNDVHCVSIEHKLGIKASPTAVLQFGDHGGAIGTLVGEENRGLEYMFIMMNSARFSVGMQGIAVSERAYQHAVAYARERVQSRPVDGSAREAVTIIHHPDVKRMLMTMRALTEGARAVAYVAAAASDAAHQHPDEAVRRQNQAFYEFMVPVVKGWSTELSIDVTSLGVQVHGGMGFIEETGAAQHYRDARILPIYEGTTAIQANDLVGRKTVRDGGAVARAICAQIAETEAALGRHGGAAFTAVQAQLARGRAALEAVVEFVVANAKSDPNAVFAGSVPYLKLCGIVFSGWQFGRAMLAADAKRADDPAFHEAKIATAHFFAEHILSQAGALRDAVVSGGAPVNALSAEQF, from the coding sequence ATGACCTACCGTGCGCCGATCAAGGACATGCTGTTCGTCATGAACGAACTGGCCGGCCTTGAGGCCGTCAGCCAGCTGCCAGGCTTCGAGGAAGCCACCCCCGAGACGGTCGAGGCCGTGCTCGACGAGGCGGCCAAGTTCAACGAGCAGGTGCTCGCGCCGCTGAACCGCGCCGGCGACCTGGACCCGAGCAGCTGGAAGGATGGCGTGGTCACCACCACGCCTGGCTTCAAGGAGGCGTTCCGCCAGTTCGGCGAGGGCGGCTGGCAGGGCGTGCTGCATGCGCAGGAGTTTGGCGGCCAGGGCCTGCCCAAGCTGATCGCCACGGCCTGCAACGAGATGCTGAACAGCGCGAACCTGTCGTTCGCGCTGTGCCCGCTGCTGACCGACGGCGCCATCGAGGCGCTGCTGACGGCAGGTTCCGATGCGCAGAAGGCCACCTTCCTGCCCCGGCTGATCTCGGGCGAGTGGACCGGCACCATGAACCTGACCGAGCCGCAGGCCGGCTCGGACCTGGCCGCGGTGCGCACCCGCGCCGAGCCGCAGGGCGACGGCACCTACAAGGTGTTCGGCACCAAGATCTTCATCACCTATGGTGAGCACGACATGGCGCAGAACATCGTCCATCTCGTGCTGGCGCGCACGCCCACCGCGCCCGAAGGCGTGAAGGGCATCTCGCTGTTCATCGTGCCCAAGTTCCTGGTCAATGCCGATGGCAGCACCGGCGCGCGCAACGATGTGCATTGCGTCTCGATCGAACACAAGCTGGGCATCAAGGCCAGCCCCACCGCGGTGCTGCAGTTCGGCGACCATGGCGGCGCGATCGGCACGCTGGTCGGCGAAGAGAACCGCGGTCTCGAGTACATGTTCATCATGATGAACTCGGCGCGCTTCTCGGTCGGCATGCAGGGCATCGCGGTGTCCGAGCGCGCCTACCAGCACGCGGTGGCCTATGCGCGCGAGCGCGTGCAGAGCCGCCCGGTCGATGGTTCGGCGCGCGAGGCCGTGACCATCATCCACCATCCCGACGTCAAGCGCATGCTGATGACCATGCGCGCGCTGACCGAAGGCGCGCGCGCGGTGGCGTACGTCGCCGCTGCCGCCAGCGATGCGGCGCACCAGCATCCCGACGAAGCCGTGCGCAGGCAGAATCAGGCGTTCTACGAGTTCATGGTCCCGGTGGTCAAGGGCTGGAGCACCGAGCTGTCGATCGATGTCACCAGCCTCGGCGTGCAGGTGCACGGCGGCATGGGCTTCATCGAGGAAACCGGCGCGGCGCAGCACTACCGCGACGCGCGCATCCTGCCGATCTACGAAGGCACCACGGCGATCCAGGCCAATGACCTGGTCGGCCGCAAGACCGTGCGCGACGGTGGCGCGGTGGCGCGCGCGATCTGCGCGCAGATCGCCGAGACCGAGGCCGCGCTGGGCCGGCACGGCGGCGCCGCCTTCACCGCGGTGCAGGCGCAGCTGGCCAGGGGCCGTGCCGCGCTCGAAGCCGTGGTCGAGTTCGTCGTCGCCAACGCCAAGTCCGATCCGAACGCGGTGTTTGCCGGCAGCGTGCCTTACCTGAAGCTGTGCGGCATCGTGTTCTCCGGCTGGCAGTTCGGCCGCGCCATGCTGGCCGCCGATGCAAAGCGTGCGGACGATCCGGCATTCCACGAAGCCAAGATCGCGACCGCGCATTTCTTCGCCGAGCACATCCTGTCGCAGGCAGGGGCCTTGCGCGATGCCGTGGTCAGTGGCGGCGCGCCGGTCAATGCGTTGAGCGCCGAGCAGTTCTGA
- a CDS encoding PQQ-dependent sugar dehydrogenase encodes MRPALHFMVGMLPRALLALMVLATSQSALAALPLDQLRLPPGFRIEVLTDDVPGARAMAMSPSGTLFVGSRSEGKLYAVSDALGTRPRVRTVATGLRNPLGVAFHDGSLYASSVSKIVRLDQIESRLEQPPAPNVVSDRFPPDGHHGGKFIGFGPDGYLYVATGAPCNVCEPDESRYANIVRMKPDGTGLEVVARGVRNTVGFDWHPATRELWFTDNGRDRMGDDVPDDELNRVTAPGQHFGYPYCHAGNVADPEYGGKRPCSEFVPPVARLGAHVAALGMRFYTGTQFPPDYRNNVLIAEHGSWDRSEPSGYRVVRVVLDGAGKAVRQEVFAQGWLRGGRAWGRPADVLVAPDGSLLVSDDHAGAIYRIRYQP; translated from the coding sequence ATGCGCCCCGCTCTGCACTTCATGGTTGGCATGTTACCGCGTGCGCTGCTGGCGCTCATGGTACTGGCAACGAGCCAGTCCGCGCTGGCCGCCCTGCCGCTGGACCAGTTGCGCCTGCCGCCCGGCTTCCGCATCGAGGTGCTGACCGACGACGTTCCGGGCGCGCGCGCCATGGCGATGTCGCCGTCGGGCACGCTGTTCGTGGGATCGCGCAGCGAAGGCAAGCTCTATGCGGTCAGCGATGCGCTCGGCACGCGCCCGCGGGTGCGCACCGTCGCCACCGGCTTGCGCAATCCGCTGGGGGTGGCATTCCATGACGGTAGCCTGTACGCGTCCTCGGTCTCGAAGATCGTGCGACTCGACCAGATCGAATCCCGCCTGGAACAGCCGCCTGCGCCCAACGTGGTGAGTGACCGCTTTCCCCCGGACGGCCACCACGGGGGCAAATTCATCGGTTTTGGCCCTGACGGCTACCTGTACGTCGCGACCGGTGCCCCGTGCAATGTGTGCGAGCCCGACGAAAGCCGCTATGCCAACATCGTCAGGATGAAGCCCGACGGCACCGGCCTGGAGGTGGTGGCGCGCGGCGTGCGCAACACCGTCGGCTTCGACTGGCACCCCGCCACGCGCGAACTGTGGTTCACGGACAACGGCCGCGACCGCATGGGCGACGACGTGCCCGACGACGAACTGAACCGCGTCACCGCGCCCGGCCAGCATTTCGGCTACCCGTACTGCCACGCCGGCAACGTCGCCGACCCCGAATATGGCGGCAAGCGCCCCTGCTCCGAATTCGTGCCGCCGGTGGCCCGGCTGGGCGCGCACGTCGCCGCGCTGGGCATGCGCTTCTACACCGGCACGCAGTTCCCGCCGGACTACCGCAACAACGTGCTGATCGCCGAACACGGCAGTTGGGACCGCAGCGAGCCTTCCGGCTACCGCGTGGTCCGGGTGGTGCTGGACGGCGCCGGCAAGGCCGTGCGCCAGGAGGTGTTCGCCCAGGGCTGGCTGCGCGGCGGCAGGGCTTGGGGCCGGCCCGCCGATGTCCTGGTCGCGCCGGACGGCTCGCTGCTGGTCAGCGACGACCACGCGGGGGCGATTTACCGCATCCGCTACCAACCCTGA
- the rpsP gene encoding 30S ribosomal protein S16 translates to MVVIRLARGGSKKRPFFNIVATDSRNRRDGRFIERVGFYNPLAAEGEEGLRLSQDRLTYWQGVGAQLSPTVARLVKQGAKAAA, encoded by the coding sequence ATGGTCGTTATCCGTCTGGCTCGCGGCGGCAGCAAGAAGCGCCCGTTCTTCAACATCGTCGCCACCGACTCGCGCAACCGTCGCGATGGTCGTTTCATTGAGCGCGTTGGTTTCTACAACCCGCTGGCAGCCGAAGGTGAAGAAGGCCTGCGCCTGTCGCAAGACCGCCTGACCTACTGGCAAGGCGTCGGCGCCCAGCTGTCGCCGACCGTTGCTCGCCTGGTCAAGCAAGGCGCCAAGGCTGCTGCCTGA
- a CDS encoding Lrp/AsnC ligand binding domain-containing protein, which yields MRTSRQPQRTLDRLDRKILAALQSDGRMSMKDLAEAVGLTITPCIERVKRLERDGVIMGYYARLNPALLGSALLVFVEISLGNKSGNMFEQFRREVLRIPEVLECHLVSGDFDYLIKARIREIGEYRRLLGDILLQLPGAAQSKSYVVMEEIKETLAISVEEKSQAA from the coding sequence ATGAGAACGAGTCGCCAGCCCCAACGCACGCTCGACCGGCTCGACCGCAAGATCCTGGCCGCGCTGCAGAGCGACGGCAGGATGTCGATGAAAGACCTGGCCGAGGCGGTCGGGCTGACCATCACGCCGTGCATCGAGCGCGTCAAGCGCTTGGAGCGCGATGGTGTCATCATGGGCTACTACGCACGGCTGAATCCGGCCTTGCTGGGCAGCGCGCTGCTGGTGTTCGTCGAGATCTCGCTGGGCAACAAGTCGGGCAATATGTTCGAGCAGTTCCGCCGCGAGGTCCTGCGCATTCCGGAGGTGCTGGAATGCCACCTGGTATCGGGCGATTTCGACTACCTGATCAAGGCGCGCATCCGCGAGATCGGCGAATACCGCCGGCTGCTGGGCGACATCCTGCTGCAGCTGCCCGGCGCCGCGCAGTCGAAGAGCTATGTGGTGATGGAAGAGATCAAGGAGACACTGGCCATCTCGGTCGAGGAGAAGAGCCAGGCCGCGTGA
- a CDS encoding electron transfer flavoprotein subunit alpha/FixB family protein, whose product MTALVIAEHDNQSIKGATLNTVTAAAQCGGDVHVLVAGSNAKAAADAAARIAGVTKVLLADAAYFGDGLAENVAEQALAIANDYSHILAPATPYGKNILPRVAAKLDVAQISEISKVDAPDTFERPIYAGNAIATVKSEDKIKVITVRGTAFDAAAAEGGSAAVETLPAVADAGVSQFVSREVAKSDRPELTAAKIIVSGGRGVGSGENYTKVLTPLADKLNAALGASRAAVDAGFVPNDYQVGQTGKIVAPQLYIAVGISGAIQHLAGMKDSKVIVAINKDAEAPIFSVADYGLVGDLNTVVPELVAALG is encoded by the coding sequence ATGACTGCACTCGTCATTGCTGAACACGACAATCAATCGATCAAGGGCGCCACGCTCAACACCGTGACCGCCGCAGCCCAGTGCGGCGGCGACGTGCACGTGCTGGTGGCCGGTTCCAACGCCAAGGCCGCGGCGGACGCCGCCGCCAGGATCGCCGGCGTGACCAAGGTCCTGCTGGCCGACGCCGCCTACTTCGGCGACGGCCTGGCCGAAAACGTTGCCGAGCAGGCGCTGGCTATCGCCAACGACTACTCGCACATCCTGGCCCCGGCCACCCCGTACGGCAAGAACATCCTGCCGCGCGTGGCCGCCAAGCTGGACGTGGCCCAGATCTCGGAAATCTCCAAGGTCGACGCCCCGGACACCTTCGAGCGTCCGATCTACGCCGGCAATGCCATCGCCACGGTCAAGTCGGAAGACAAGATCAAGGTCATCACCGTGCGCGGCACCGCCTTTGACGCCGCCGCCGCCGAAGGTGGCTCGGCCGCCGTCGAGACCCTGCCGGCCGTGGCCGACGCGGGCGTTTCGCAGTTCGTTTCGCGCGAAGTGGCCAAGAGCGACCGTCCGGAACTGACCGCCGCCAAGATCATCGTCTCGGGTGGCCGTGGCGTGGGTTCGGGCGAGAACTACACCAAGGTGCTGACGCCGCTGGCCGACAAGCTCAACGCCGCGCTGGGCGCCTCGCGCGCCGCCGTGGACGCCGGCTTCGTGCCCAACGACTACCAGGTCGGCCAGACCGGCAAGATCGTCGCGCCGCAGCTGTACATCGCCGTCGGTATCTCCGGCGCGATCCAGCACCTGGCCGGCATGAAGGACTCCAAGGTGATCGTCGCGATCAACAAGGATGCCGAGGCCCCGATCTTCTCCGTGGCCGACTACGGCCTGGTGGGCGATCTGAACACCGTGGTGCCGGAGCTGGTGGCAGCACTGGGCTGA
- a CDS encoding PA0069 family radical SAM protein, which produces MERPPPKPKFPRHLASATRREADPDAQAPPALVRPPVARKGRGAVSNLQGRFEHDQREAFDDGWGAVPEDAATTPEAVTGADDAPLPPLRTEVHLERARSVLTRNASPDVPFDVSLNPYRGCEHGCIYCFARPTHAYLDLSPGLDFETRLYAKANAAERLREVLSRSSYRCETIALGVNTDAYQPIEREQRITRSLLEVLHECDHPVALITKSSLIERDIELLAPMAAKRLAVAALTITTLDAGIARTLEPRAATPSRRLRTIRTLTDAGIPVGVSIAPVIPFITEPDLERVLEAAREAGAVYANYIVLRLPWEVRPLFEEWLQAHFPDRAERVMNRVRDMREGKDYDASFATRMRGTGVWADLLRQRFYKAAERLGFRYNRFELDTSRFRPPAAAPSGKDDPQGSLF; this is translated from the coding sequence ATGGAGCGCCCCCCGCCAAAACCCAAATTCCCCCGACACCTCGCCAGCGCGACGCGGCGCGAGGCCGACCCGGACGCGCAGGCGCCGCCGGCCCTTGTGCGCCCGCCCGTTGCGCGCAAGGGCCGCGGAGCCGTCAGCAATCTGCAGGGACGTTTCGAGCATGACCAGCGCGAGGCGTTCGACGATGGCTGGGGCGCCGTGCCGGAAGACGCCGCCACTACCCCTGAGGCCGTGACCGGTGCGGACGACGCTCCGCTGCCACCGCTGCGCACCGAGGTCCATCTCGAGCGTGCCCGTTCCGTGCTGACGCGCAATGCCTCGCCGGATGTCCCGTTCGATGTTTCGCTCAATCCCTACCGCGGCTGTGAGCATGGCTGCATTTATTGCTTCGCGCGTCCGACGCACGCCTACCTCGACCTGTCGCCCGGGCTGGATTTCGAAACCCGGCTCTATGCCAAGGCCAATGCCGCCGAGCGCCTGCGCGAAGTGCTTTCGCGGTCGTCGTACCGGTGCGAGACCATCGCGCTGGGCGTCAACACCGACGCCTACCAGCCGATCGAGCGTGAACAGCGCATCACGCGCAGCCTGCTGGAGGTCCTGCACGAATGCGACCACCCGGTGGCGCTGATCACCAAGTCATCGTTGATCGAGCGCGATATCGAACTGCTCGCGCCGATGGCGGCCAAGCGGCTGGCGGTGGCGGCGCTCACCATCACCACGCTGGACGCCGGCATCGCACGCACGCTCGAGCCGCGCGCGGCGACGCCGTCGCGGCGGCTGCGCACCATCCGCACGCTGACCGACGCCGGCATCCCGGTGGGGGTCAGCATTGCCCCGGTGATCCCCTTCATCACCGAACCCGATCTGGAGCGCGTGCTCGAAGCGGCGCGCGAGGCGGGCGCCGTCTATGCGAACTACATCGTGCTGAGGTTGCCGTGGGAAGTGCGACCGCTGTTCGAGGAGTGGCTGCAGGCGCACTTCCCAGATCGGGCCGAACGGGTCATGAACCGCGTGCGGGACATGCGCGAAGGCAAAGACTACGATGCCAGCTTTGCCACGCGCATGCGCGGGACCGGCGTGTGGGCGGACTTGCTGCGCCAGCGCTTCTACAAGGCCGCCGAACGGCTCGGCTTCCGCTACAACCGGTTTGAACTGGATACTTCGCGTTTTCGGCCGCCGGCGGCGGCTCCCAGCGGCAAGGACGATCCGCAGGGTTCGCTGTTCTGA
- the rimM gene encoding ribosome maturation factor RimM (Essential for efficient processing of 16S rRNA): MNRPQGEPAKALRLPAALLYADPLPEDLVEVGYVSAAYGIRGWIKVQPHADDASALLHAPRWWLLSPPQAGLVAAEAARAEPVCVKIAQSREHSGTVVAQAAGVADRNLAEALRGRRVWIRRADFPAPEEDEFYWVDLIGCSVSNEQGELLGEVSGLIDNGAHQILQVAFVQPDGTAGERLIPFVDAFLRTVDTAGKRIVVDWGLDY; encoded by the coding sequence ATGAACCGGCCGCAAGGCGAGCCGGCCAAGGCGCTCAGGCTGCCCGCGGCGCTGCTGTATGCCGATCCGCTGCCGGAGGACCTGGTGGAGGTCGGCTATGTCAGCGCTGCCTATGGCATCCGTGGCTGGATCAAGGTCCAGCCGCATGCCGACGATGCGTCGGCGCTGCTGCATGCCCCCCGCTGGTGGCTGCTGAGCCCGCCGCAGGCGGGATTGGTGGCGGCCGAAGCGGCGCGGGCCGAGCCCGTCTGCGTGAAGATCGCGCAGTCGCGCGAGCATAGCGGCACGGTGGTGGCGCAGGCTGCCGGCGTGGCCGACCGCAATCTTGCGGAAGCGTTGCGTGGCCGTCGCGTGTGGATCCGGCGAGCGGATTTTCCGGCGCCGGAAGAAGATGAGTTCTATTGGGTCGACCTGATCGGCTGCAGCGTCAGCAACGAGCAAGGCGAATTGCTGGGCGAAGTGTCCGGGCTGATCGACAACGGTGCCCACCAGATCCTGCAGGTTGCCTTCGTGCAGCCCGACGGCACGGCCGGCGAACGGCTGATTCCATTTGTCGACGCGTTCCTGCGCACGGTGGATACCGCGGGCAAGCGCATCGTGGTGGACTGGGGGCTCGATTACTGA
- a CDS encoding MetQ/NlpA family ABC transporter substrate-binding protein, which translates to MQRRSLLQWILGAALGASLATGAVAQDKPIRIGVTGGPHAQIMEQVKKVAAKDGLNIQVVEFSDYIQPNAALAAGDLDANSYQHLPYLEAQIKDRGYKFTHIAYTVTFPMGVYSKKIKSLDQLKQGARVGVPNDPTNGGRGLLLLQSKGVIKLKPNAGLKATPLDIAENPKKIRIVELDAAQLPRSLDDLDAAAINGNYAESAGLSPTRDAIAMEGPKGPYANLIAIREADKSKPWVAKLVKAYHSPEIKQYVTSAFKESVITAW; encoded by the coding sequence ATGCAACGTCGCAGCCTGCTGCAATGGATCCTCGGCGCCGCGCTCGGCGCCTCGCTGGCCACCGGCGCGGTCGCCCAGGACAAGCCGATCCGGATCGGCGTCACCGGCGGCCCGCACGCCCAGATCATGGAACAGGTGAAGAAGGTCGCCGCCAAGGACGGCCTCAATATCCAGGTGGTCGAGTTCAGCGACTACATCCAGCCCAACGCCGCGCTGGCCGCCGGCGACCTGGATGCCAACAGCTACCAGCACCTGCCGTACCTGGAAGCCCAGATCAAGGACCGCGGCTACAAGTTCACGCATATCGCCTACACCGTGACGTTCCCGATGGGCGTGTACTCGAAGAAGATCAAGTCGCTCGACCAGCTCAAGCAGGGCGCGCGCGTGGGCGTGCCCAACGACCCGACCAACGGTGGCCGCGGGCTGTTGCTGCTGCAGAGCAAGGGCGTGATCAAGCTCAAGCCCAACGCCGGCCTGAAGGCGACTCCGCTGGACATCGCGGAGAATCCGAAGAAGATCCGCATCGTCGAGCTCGATGCCGCGCAGCTGCCGCGCTCGCTGGATGACCTGGATGCCGCCGCCATCAATGGCAACTATGCCGAGTCCGCGGGCCTGTCGCCGACCAGGGACGCGATTGCCATGGAAGGCCCGAAGGGGCCTTACGCCAACCTGATCGCGATCCGCGAGGCCGACAAGAGCAAGCCCTGGGTGGCCAAGCTGGTGAAGGCGTACCATTCGCCGGAAATCAAGCAATACGTCACATCGGCTTTCAAGGAATCGGTGATCACGGCCTGGTAA